The nucleotide window tcatagcgCCTTACATTTATACTCGTAACCGTATCCTAAGCCGTTAGAATCTAAACTAATTACAATTAATAACATAATACTAAGTAAACGTAATATCACTAGACGAGTGCGGCGGCTGTCGCGCACTGATCCTAGAACGAAATGCCAAAACCGCTTATTAAGTTCAAGGCGAATTGCAGCAGCGAATCTCAGAGAACACGCTCGCCCAGCGACGGTGTACGTTGCACCAGCAACGAGGCGGTCTTCGGCAGCGTTTCACTAAAATCCGTGCACAGATCGGTCGTGTGCTTCGTGATTAAGCTGGTGTGGGCGACTTTGGTGGCTGCGGCGGCGGCTTTGACGCTCTGctcatgttgttgctgttgtttagTGGAAACGTCTGTGGGTAATGGCTTCTGAGCGACACCATGTGGCGCCGCATCTGGCACAAGACGACGCAGCAGACCACCCACACAGCCCCAAGGGAAGGTCCTGCGGgggaaagaagaaataaatgctgtaatattttttttatttatcaatattttaataattagttACCATTTAAGTGTGAGCAGCAGACGGATGTAACCGGGTATGATTGTGATCTTTTCGTTCTTCTTTATCGCCACTATAATGCGGTCAGCTACAGCGTTGGGGTTCAAAGTGGGCACCCATCTGTAgggaaaatttatataatgtttGAGTTCGGTTTTCAATGAGAGCCGTTTTTGGGTGTTCGGGTTATTTACCTGGCGTTAACATCGTCAAACATGCCGGTTGCCTGAATGAAGAACGGGCAAATGCAGGTGGTCTGAATATTACTATGGCCGAGGACGTCCAATTCCAAACGCAATGCTTCGTCAAAGCCAACCTGGATGGATTAAAAGAATATAATTCAAATCATTTTATCTTGttcttacataaaaaatatttgtaagagcTATAGCAGTTCTATCAGTTACTTACCGCCGCAAATTTGCTAGCACAATAGTCGACCAGTTTGGTAATGCCCACGTGACCGGCCAGAGAAGCTATGGTTGCAATGTGTCCGCGTTGATGCTCGATCATTTTGGGTAGGAATGCTTTGGTGGTCTGTGGAATGAAATtcaattggaaaaatatatatatagtatacagttATGCAGAGTTTTTATGCCGTTGTATGGTTAGGAACTCACCCAGAAATGCGCCATGACATTAACATTGAACGAACGCTCAATGAGGTGATCAGGTGTATCCAAGAGAAGACGACCAGACACAACACCAGCATTGTTGATCAACAAAGATACCTGGAAGATAGACAGAAAATGATTATTGTCTGATTATAAAATGTAGACGGATATGTACAGGAATTTTTGTTAGACACGAAAGATTCTGGTTGAGATGTTAACTTATTAATTATTGTAAGATTTTGCACTTGATGTGTCTACCAGGTTAACCAAGAACTTTAACTGATGATCTTGCATCTGTATTAACAAACTCTACTATAATATGAATAGTTAGATGGCTACGAGCTTGGGTACTCTTGAATCTTCGCacactttaattttaatacttcCTGAATGGTATGGGAAGGACTCCCTGGAGGAGAGAAGCGGTGAATTTTCTAACGGATGAATAAAACCTTGCGGGGAGGATTGGTGGAGAAGTACACTGTCGGAAATATCCCATCACCTCCAGTTTTAGGCTTCCTGACCACTGCTGCACCTTCCAAGCGGTAGCAGCAGATCTACTGATCCAGAGCTCATACTTCTGCAAAGTGGTGACCATATACTTCGAAAGCAGGGCAGCGATATTAGCCATGAGCTTGCCGACTGTGGACTAAAGACTAGTGAAAGGATGTTTAGTTGCTATATCTCGCTTTATTTTCTGATTAGACTGGTTTGAGCACCAGAACGGAGAGGTattgcaggaaactgtaaagctgatgagcgtGCTAGAACAGACACTTCAGTTTCATTAACTATggaatgggaacgggtagggGATGCGTTGGCTTCTTGTTATTCAATACTGGATTGTTGATCCTCAGAATagctcaatgtctggttagcagtTAACTGTCAGTTaagttattcaaaattaaaccagCTACCAACAGCTATGCAGTCGCAAGGTCCTTCTGGTCTAGTGTAAATCGTAAGTGGTCTAGTGAACTCCCCGCGCTCATCACAGTTCATCTTTAAATGATTGTAGGAGTTCTAACCGGACACTGTCCCATTGGTACTCGTGCGGTAAGATTGAACAAGATAAGATAGAATCATCTGAACAATTCTTTCTCGAATGTCCCGTTTACGCCAGATCAAGGCAAATACATCCAAACGAAATAgcggaaatagaaaaaaagaccTAAGCAGTTAGGTGATAGGGTTAAGACTTTTTGACGATAGCTGATATCTAGctggcttcacaaaggattGTACAAAACAGTCAAGTGTGATTTCTCACCATGTTGAGAGATTAGGGATCTATTCTAACATGGATCAGAAATACTACGACAATTGAGCGCTTATCATCACTTGAAATAGGTTTACTATTTATGTATACTGGTTCATGGTATGTGGCAGCATTTCAGTCTGTTAATTATTTTCggtattttacaacaaaagctAACCGCAATTCGCTTACGAACTTTGTTCTggcaatgaaaatttttatcttaATTCTTTGCTTACACCACTTTCAGCTAATAAATAGACTTAATAATGCCATTAAATATTCAAACGAGTTCTTGCGAAACGACAATTTAGAAACGTGCAACAAGttttacaatacatacatatgtatgtatgtatataagttttgGTTTTTGGACATTAGTCTACAGCTATTCTGGGCGTGAGTTCATGCCGCATGCGTGCCGGTCAACCGCAATATTGATGCCAAGGCGAGCGTTTTCTATGCATTTTGGCAACTTTATGCTTATTTCagtttatttcgatttttgacTATCTTGTAATGACCGACGGCGATTGCGtaagctaattttaattttttttatttaagaaaaggtgtgtttgtattgtttttatcACCGGCTGCACCGATGTGGAATGGTTTTTAAAGCTattacagttttatttattGCCAATGAAAGGTTGCTTACAAAGTTTGCACGAAGTTTATCTACAAACTATagataataataatcataaagtTAGTTTAGTTACAGCATTTATGACTCAAGAACGACTCGAACGATTTCGATGAATTCTGACTTGTTgaggtcggtttgtatggcagttatatgctatagagattcggtgtaaacaatttctttggagattgtatAGTTGCCTTGCATAAatatatgtcaaatttcatgaaaatatctcgtcaaataatgaggttttccatataaggacttagTTTGGATTATTCAGCATTTAGTTTGTATGTTACAGTGATTTAAGTGACGCTTGTCTTGATAtattgggtgccgcgtttgctcaCGGTGGATCAAAAACGAAAACGTTTCGTTGATTCTGAGCGCTGTCTGAAGCTGTTTCGCCGGAACAAACCGGATTTTTTGCGTCGGTATGTGACAATGGACGAAACCTGGATCCATCACTACACTCCGGAGTCAAAGCGGTCGTCAGCTGAGTGGACTGCAGTTGGGATACTTATGGAGTTTTGCTCAtcgactaccttgaaaaagatAAGACCATCAATAGCGAACGTTACATTGTCCAATTGATgcgtttgaaggacgaaatcgcgAAGGAGCGGCTGGCTCCATATGAAAAAGAAGAAAGTGCtctttcaccaagacaatgcgCCGTGTCACAAGTCGCTCGTTACAATGGCGAAATTGCATGAATtcggcttcgaattgcttccgcaccCACCATATTCACCGGATCTGGCCGCCAGCGACTACTACCTGTTTGCAGACCACAAAAAAATGCTCCAAGGAAAGAGATTCTACTCCAACGAGGAAGTCATCGCCGAAACGAACGCTTATTTCGAGGCCAAAAATAAATCGTAAAGAAATCTCGTCAAGTTAAATAGTTTTCCCTATAAGGACTTGAGTTAAATCGTTCagtatgtatggcagctatatgctatactagTCCGATGGccatttacatataataaaacaagTTCAAGTTGCATACTTCAAAgcttatacatttgtatgtttccATTCTATGTTTATATGTAAGTCAAGTTGAAGTGCGAGCTTTCAGCAGCATTTATATTGTTGCCTCATTTGTTGCAATGAATGCTTCTATTCATAGGACATTCAAGGCTAGTAGACAAAAACTGGTAGCTGCACTTATATAGTTATTTAAGTGTAGCTTATACAATTAAATCCAAAGCGGACTAAACactatcaaattaaaaaaatttccttcataTGGAGAGTACTTTCATTATACATAGAAGTCGACGTAGAATGCTTTTGACAAGTTATCTGCGGACCAGATATCAAACAATCTCGCAGCGAATCAACAAAACTGCTACTGTGCGAGCTCTCGTTGTTGAATTAAGGTGGTGTAACTCTCCTCAATAGACCGAAAACATGAACTCACAATTATAAAAGAGAAATAGCATTGTTTAGAACTCGAAAAATGTTCCGATTACTATGAAATTTCACGTTATTTGTTAGCTATATCAAATATTGGCGCTACGCTAATAATCCTTTGTAAACAACTGTTCTCAATActatatagaaattatattaCTTTTGTATATCACGTATCCAATGACACCTGTCAAAGAGTTACAACTACCACAGAGATTATATCGATAAACGAATGCATCGCCACCTTACCTCTATTGGCCCTCACCACAGAGATTTAACTATTGTTACaatctttattatattttattattcgcaaaaaaagaaaaacaaaatcttCTTGCTTCTGTTGCTGTACTTACATCGCCAATTTCATTTCTGATGACTTCTGCTGCCTTGTACACTTCCTCCTTTTTGGAAATGTCCACAACATAGCCCTTGCAGTAGCCGCCCTCCGCTTCGACCATTTCGATGGTCTCCTTGATACCTGAAATCAAAGATTTTTCAATTCGAGTAATACAAAATGCTTTaaactacaataaaataaaataaaaaaaacaatataaggCAAAAAATGATATTGGAATAGATATTCCAAAGTTTAACATTTTGTAACTAATAAGAACTAATAACTGGCTTTCTTCTTTATtgtaataatttgcaaatataaaagtatttaaaaatcttaaattttgttattttctttttctgaaTGCTTGGCAGCAAAAAACATGTTCTTTCTCTCCTTTTCATTACTTTTCTGAGCGCTTAACAGCCTCAAAGCATGTCTCCACTCTCCTTCTCATTACTTACCTTCTTTACTTATGTCCCAAATGACCACTTTAGTGCCCATTTTGCCCAAGCGTTGCGCGAGCAATCGGCCGAGTCCATTACCTCCGCCTGTTATTAGTGCGATATCTGTGTTCAATTCCTTTTCGGGGTAACCCAATGCAATGTAGTAGAGGTCCTGCAAGGAAAGAagaaaatagtaattaaatgattgtaattaaatttcagtAAGTGACAAATtactcaattaatttttggtacAGAGTAACaactttaacatatttttaatttgttagaaTCGATATTCATTGTAAAAgatctttatattttgtatattgtgACCAGCTacattttttactcaaaatttgtgttttttaagtCATACGTGTCAGATTTCTTGCAAGGCTTAGTAGAGACCATTTGAAACTTTCCACACATGCTTTTCTCTCCAAGCTTTTCTTTCCAAAATTGTCGAATTTCTATATCATATAGTTGCCAAGCCAACTAAATGATAAAGTAaatgtccttgtatggaaaacttgtttgaCGAGATTACCCAAGAAACATTATAATATCCGAAGATATTATTCAGATCAGGTCAGTATAACATACAGCTACCATATAAACAGTTCGAtcactcttttattttaatggtaTAATCTTTAAATTCTTCATAGCACACCACCATGGTATAAAGCTGTTATAAAAATTGGCCGATCAACTAATAGATCAGATAAAAAGTAAGTggcctgacacatagatggcgctactagaattaaatcctTATGATTTATAATCAAGGATTGCCGTGCTAATTTTAGACgcggtgaaatgagcaccgaagacgtTGAACGCAGTAGACGCTCAAAAGAGTTTGtcaccgacgaaaacatcaaaaaacttcacaaaataattttggaggaTCGTAAAgagaagttgttcgagatagccgACGCTCTAAAGATATTAACTGACATCaatgtacatcatatcattcacgactATTTGGGTATAAGAAATaagagttgatgattcggagcaatGTTTTCAGATGTTCCACCATAATAAATCCCAGTTTTTACGTCGATATGCGACAATTGTTGGACATGGCTTCATTATTTCATTCCGTAGTCCAATTGACAGTCATTCCAGTCCAATCgtggactgcacacgataaACCAGCTCCAAAGCGTGGGAAAATGTAACAGTCCGCTGGCAAGTTTAGGACCTCTGTATTTTAGGAGGCGCGTGGAATAACTTTCATTGACTATCTTGATAAAGGAAGCTATATCgacagcgactattacatagcgttattggactGTTTGAAGTATGAAATCGCCCAAAATATAGTCGCATTTGAAGTATAAGAAAGTGCTGTTTAACTATGACAGTGCACCGTGttacaagtcagtgaaaacgatagCAAATATCCATGACATAAGCTTCAAATTGCTTCCATATCCTcggtattctccagatctggtccCTAAATACTATATTCACTTCTCAGAACTCAAAAGAATGTTCGCTCGgaagaaatttttgtcgaatgaGAAAGTGATAGCCGAGATTGAGGCCTATCAGAAAGTTGAAGAATCGCTATAAGAAGTGTATTATCTTGGAAAGGACTCGAGAACTTTTCAATTAACCTGTTGATCCTACTGAGTTTTTTTGGATCTGTGATAAATTTGACTTAGTTGACTTTCAACTATACTAAAtcggaaaaatatgaaaatatgtatattcgcaATTGTTACACAACCACTCATGTACCTCAAAAGTAAGACAAAACTTCAAAACGTAATCGCCGCTTATGTGTATTATGCTAGGCTGAGCGCTTTAATAACAGGAAATATACCATCGTATAAACAATTACGCCAAAATtgcgaagaaaatatttttattttttattttctttttaaatacaacGTAATTCTAACGTTGgttatttaacaaatatttaccgGCTTTCCACGCTTTGTTACACCTAAATAATAGGTACAAAATGCCTGTCAGTGGAttgatttgtataaaaaaaaaacagaaaatatttcttaaaaaataagttttatgcTTCAATAGCCAGACgcagtaaatttaaataaacttaaggTTGTGCTTTGTAATGCAGAAAGAGCGACTTAGATAGTAAAAATAGTCTGGAAAATGTTGCTGCGGCCATAAAGCGCCACGCCGTGCTGCGAATGACCTTGAGCCGTCGTCAGTTGAACTACTTTTTTGATGTGTTTTTGTGTGatattacaaatacatacatatattcacaaagTTTTACACAACAAATCTCAAATTATGATATGcttgattttgttgtttgtcTGTAATTACAAAGATTATTGCTTTTGCTCATTATTATTGTGctgttttgccattatcattGAGTTAACCATTCGTGACAAAGGCATGTCAACGTTCACTTTGGCGTGGCGACGAAGGGCAGTCCAAAGTTGTTGCTCTGTTTGTTTCCGCTGTATTGCACTTATAagagtgtatatacatatgtgtgcgtgttggCGATTTGTGTGCGTTGTGGCAGACAGTGCGCAGACGTCGCTTTCTTGACTCAAAATTCACTTCTTTGCGCTGGCCACCAGCGATGCGCCTTCAGTACGCTGTGCCTTGGCTAAAATAGCGTGAAATTTTttgtacacaaaaaaaatagtgtatgcaacaacaacaatgatttaCCGTTTTTGCACtgctttgctttatttttaatgccAAGACACACTGCCGAAAGCTCAAGCCGCTGTggtattataaaatacttaagctcatgtgtgtacgtgtgtgtgtgtgtagttgtaAGCAAGCCGCCGGCTCATTTCAAGCGTCTCATCGCATGTATTATTTATCATTAATGTCAAAATAATTGCATTTGCCACTTTGACAGTAGCGAGACGTATTTGCAATTGTGGCAGCAGTAACAACACAttatggtgttgttgttgtgttaccATAAGATCGTTGGCAGTGCTATTAAATCGAGTTATATGAGTCTGAAATGAGTTCAACTCTAATCACAGGAAGTTGCGCATTCGTATAATGGTGATGCCATATatcaaagtttttcaatttcctCATGGTAGTTTAGTAAGTTAGATAAgttaaaggaaaagaaaaaaaactgcaTATTTTTTAGGAGGAAATATTTGTTCAAGGGTGATGTTAGATAACAGAAGCTTTCAACTACACTTATACAGCATGGCGAGGGAACAAACTTAGGATGTTTTGTACAGTCCAGATGAAGAACTCTTATAGTTGGATACCCGCTACCAGCAAAACTCCCTAAAACTATCACAAATCGTGATACGTGTTTTTGCCTTGATCTGGCAGAAGTGGGACATTCGAGGAGGAAGTGTTGAGATGGTTCTatttcatcttcttccaaacagctgatGTAGCATGAATCTCGATCCGACAGTCCCCGGTTATAACTCTTACAACCATTAAAAATGGACCTTTCTGATTGCGGAGACCTCCCTATAGTCCTAGTCCCTAGACCTCTTTCGATTTACCGCGGGCCAAAAGGACCTTGCGACTGCACAGCTGCTGCTAGTTATCCAATGCTTGCTGAGCTGGTCTGTAGTCCAGTAGTAAACCCCAAGAAGCCAACGTAGCACCTACTCTTTTCCGCAGTTATTGATACTGAATTACCTATCCTAGCAATCAGCAACCCGAACTAGTCTAAGAAGTCTAGAGTAGATAGTCGCATTTCTGAAGGAgt belongs to Bactrocera dorsalis isolate Fly_Bdor chromosome 1, ASM2337382v1, whole genome shotgun sequence and includes:
- the LOC105224204 gene encoding estradiol 17-beta-dehydrogenase 11 isoform X1, whose product is MVNNNNTSKASGSGANGHVPNGQLATASAPPAMSFLSSVWSWADAIWDFLWFIICSIGYIIQDLYYIALGYPEKELNTDIALITGGGNGLGRLLAQRLGKMGTKVVIWDISKEGIKETIEMVEAEGGYCKGYVVDISKKEEVYKAAEVIRNEIGDVSLLINNAGVVSGRLLLDTPDHLIERSFNVNVMAHFWTTKAFLPKMIEHQRGHIATIASLAGHVGITKLVDYCASKFAAVGFDEALRLELDVLGHSNIQTTCICPFFIQATGMFDDVNARWVPTLNPNAVADRIIVAIKKNEKITIIPGYIRLLLTLKWTFPWGCVGGLLRRLVPDAAPHGVAQKPLPTDVSTKQQQQHEQSVKAAAAATKVAHTSLITKHTTDLCTDFSETLPKTASLLVQRTPSLGERVL
- the LOC105224204 gene encoding estradiol 17-beta-dehydrogenase 11 isoform X2 is translated as MEKRFSKHLKYDLYYIALGYPEKELNTDIALITGGGNGLGRLLAQRLGKMGTKVVIWDISKEGIKETIEMVEAEGGYCKGYVVDISKKEEVYKAAEVIRNEIGDVSLLINNAGVVSGRLLLDTPDHLIERSFNVNVMAHFWTTKAFLPKMIEHQRGHIATIASLAGHVGITKLVDYCASKFAAVGFDEALRLELDVLGHSNIQTTCICPFFIQATGMFDDVNARWVPTLNPNAVADRIIVAIKKNEKITIIPGYIRLLLTLKWTFPWGCVGGLLRRLVPDAAPHGVAQKPLPTDVSTKQQQQHEQSVKAAAAATKVAHTSLITKHTTDLCTDFSETLPKTASLLVQRTPSLGERVL